The nucleotide sequence TGCTTTGCCAGGCCCTGGGACAGAGCAGGCCTGATCTGGCCCACGGACTCTCACCACTCACCCACAGAGAGCGAGAAGCAGCTCCAAAGAGGTAGGCATCACCTTGATCTGGGAAAGATCAGGGCACAAGATGGACTTCCAGTCCCGGTGACTGATGAGGAGGCAGGAGAAAAAAGCTGTTCAGCTCTCAAAGCCCAGCGCTTGTCTCTGCTTAAAACGCCCTGTCCATAAGATCAAGCAGCCCAAGGCCACTGGCACAGAGGCTGATTTGCCAGGAGAGGAAGCGAGAGCCCCTGTGCCTGATGTGCTTTAATCTTCTCAGTGCAAAACCCCAGGCCTGGCTGCTTCAGATGCAGTCCTTGGCCCAAGAgtcatatgctttcttttcttctctgttcttttgaCTAGACTGAATAATGGGCCTTCATCAATCCTGGGAGTATGGCTGAGGATTATGTACAAAAGCTGTGGGTTTTGAAATGTCCAGGGCCACACATAGGAACCCAGATTTGTCTCCTGTCTGCTGCATTCAGTCCTGAGTCGTCCAACCCCAGCGTATTATCCTGCTTCCAGGTGAGGCACCTCCTGCGGGAGGAGACTACTCAGGGCTCTTACCCAGCCCCTCTGCAGCTGCTTGCTTTCGTCTGAGCATCTCATCACTGAGAGGTACAAGCCTTCCGTAAGCACCCAATTTAGCACGAGTGCCTCGAGCAAGGAAGATACGTTAGCTTCCGCATGACTGAGCTCAACTCCCTCTTGAATAACTCTTGGTAGACAGATCTGGCTACACTTAAGTCATTTGGTTGGAAACAGAACGTAGAACCCGGACCCCAATGTGACCCACAACACACACTGACTTGAGAACTTGATGAGAACTTagagagggaggctggggctTGGAGACCAGGCTTGGCGCCCTGTGGCAGCCTCTGCTTGTCTCCAAAGTCCTCCCATGCCAGGAGGCCCCAGCCTGGTGGAGAAGGACATGCAGTGAGCAGCGAGAGAAGCGGCAACTCGAGGCACACCCCGGCGACAGGGAGAAGGGAAGCTGAGGCTTTCGCAGGACCTCCTCTGCTTGAGAGCCGGGCTGCAAGTCTTCTCATCCTCATCGTCAGGATGGCGAAAGGCGTCTCTGCTCAGGGCGGCTGCACAGCTGCTCTGTCTTGGGCTGTGCAAGAGGCTGCTGCGTCCTGCACACGAGGGCACGCTCACCTAGGCCTGCGGCTGAGCTGCGCCCGACGGCGGCAGAGCCTGAGCCCTGCCTGTCCTCTGCCAGCCAGACCGCGTCCTCGTGGGTCTCTGCCGTAGCCGGCCTGGGAGAGGCAGCTAACAGGGCTGAACTCCTGCCACCATATTTGTCCCACTCAGGCCCCGTGGGCTCTGGGCCATGAGCTACCATCAGAAAAACGGGCTGAGAAGGCTCGCCTTGGTTTTTAACTGTTCTACTAAAGACTTTTGGACTCGGATGACCTGCCTGAGAGGTTCCTGGGATTCTGGGTCTCTGGGAGGGGTGGCCTCCCTCTGTTCCAATCAGGATTCCACAAGCCAGTTGCCTTCTCTGCCACCAGGAATTcgaatttaaataaataataggctGAACTGCAGCGGTGGTTTTCAACTATTTTCCCACCCAAATACAGCCGAGGCACACAGTACACACCTACTAGTGACAGTGGCTCACCACAGAAAGGATTTTCAATGGGGGAAGAGGGGTCTGTCGGCATCTCCAGGAGAGCACAAGAGTCTGATATGCCCCCTTATTAAGAATCACTTGGCCAGAGACTTATATCTACTGGAAATGAGAGCTGGCCACCAGAAGGGGTGAGTAGAGACTCCCTCCTCTATACCAGGGCCTTCACAAAGGGACTTTGGTCCTTTTACAACCCAAAAGAACAAGGCTTCTGAAGGCATGGACAGCTaggtgtgagtgtgcgtgtgtgtgcatgtgcacgcacATATGTGTGTGGTGGCAGGTCCAGTCTATGACGTGAGGGCAGGCGGTGGGTCTGGGAGCGGATGTGCCCACAGCTCCCTGGGCTTCTTCGCCGTGGCAACGTGTTCACTGCCTCTGTTGTGAGGGCAACGGTGATTTCAGTGCTCTACAGCTCAGTGACAGGTTAAGATGGTGGCAGGGCCCCATCCCCATGAGTCTCAGTGCCAGAGGttggtggggggaagggagagaggaaaggagggagaggatgtCACTGTCCCCGAACCAAGCTTCTCCGCTCCATGCTATCCCGGGGGTTTCAGGTGAATGGCTGCGCTGTTGGGGCGAGCAGCCAAGATGTAGAGGACGTTCTCTCGCAGGAAGGTGGGCCAGTCCACAGATCTGGAGTGGAAGCAAAGAACAGGTTCGTGAAGCTGGCTGCAGAGCCTGAAGGCTCACGAGACCTGAGTCCAGCGGCAGCGTGGCTTGGGCTGGGCATCACTCAGGGAAGACTTGGCTCGTGCCTGACGCGGTTATGGCTGGCCGTGCCGCCGAGCCAAGTAACCAGCTGGCTGGCCCTAGGGATCGGGGGCAAATGGGCACCCCTGGAGGTGGTTTCTGGGAAGTGGGCAACGCTCTCTCttacttgtgtgtgtatgtgttgggggtgCAGGGGGTACAGACAGCGGTGAGGATGTCTACTCACCTGGACTCCTGCTCTGTGGGCAGCAGGGTCTTGTCCTGACTCTTGCTACTGCTGCTGGCCAGGCTGCTGTCAGCTATGGGACCCACATGGCTGATGCTGCTGGGCACAAGGACATGTGGTTAGGAGTGGGATAATGAAAGGcctggccctgtcccctcccaAACTCTGCTGAGCCCATGGATCTTCTGACAGAGTAGAGGCTGCGCTATGCCCCGGGCGGGAGGCATCGCCACCCTCTGCTTAATGTGCACGAGGATCCTCTTCCGGCTGTTGGCAGGGGAAGCAGGGAGGTACCCTTCACACCAAGGGCCACTGGcaagaaaaaagggagaggggaggccAAGTGGGGGCAGGGACTTGTAAGGAGCAGACCTGACACTGCAGGATGGAGCTTCTGTAGGGCGTTTGCAAAACCAAGAGTGCTGGGCGCGGCCGCACTCTGCCTCACTGATGGCGCTCCCGCTGCCCAGTGCCAGGAAGGTGGCTCGGGCTCGTTCCCGCTCCTTAACTGTCAGAAGCCTCAACAGAGAGTTCTGGGGAAGAAGAGACAAGATCTTAGAGGTGACATGATCTTGTAAACTGTCAACCCACAGAGAATCCTACGTCCATTACCCGCCTTGCAGCCTTCCTTAGAAGTTTCTGGTAGCACCGACACTTTCAGCGGGTCCAGTGCAAACCGATCTTCCGTAGGCAGTTCCCAGCCTGGGCACTGGACCAGCCGTCACGGGCTGGAATCTGAGCCCATTCCTGATACTGCTCCCTGCGCAGACCCTACTCACTGTCCCCCCGACCCACCCAGCACGCTTCCCAGGCCTGTCACCCAGGATCCCATGGACATGCACCCCAGCTGGCCCTCACCTGGGGACGCAGTTGCTGCAAAAGTAGGAGGGACTCGTGGGACAGGAAGTCAGGCCACTCTATGTGGCCTCGATGTTCAGGGTCCAGGGCTGCAAACTGGCGGGCTGCCTGCTCCTCTTGCGCCTTGCTCAGGGCCCTGTCACTGTCCCCCCGCTTCGCTGCTTGGTGGCGATAGCGCAGGAAGTCCTCCAGTGTCAGGGAGCAATCTGTAGGAGGCACCCCATGCTGGCCACGCCCACCCTTCCTCAGCCTTGGGGCACCTCCACTCACCCCGGGGGCACCCTCAGTGCCCTCACACCCACAGCTCTTGCCGAGTCTTTGCCTCCCATGGCCAGGGCGACTCAGGCTGTGGCAGGTGGTGGGTGCCAGCCACCAACTTAGGAACAAGGACCATCTGCCTCCACCCCGCAAACCTGGAATACTCCTTTCACGGTTCAGCCTAGAGACTGTAAAGGAGACATCTGCCCCACCCCCCTCCATCCCGGCAGCACCATCCACCTTACCAGGGATGACTTTACACTGCTGAAAGGTCTCCGTGAGGCTGTACATTTCCTCCTCAGTAAGCAGCAAGTTGAGGTTGTCCTGAAAATAAGGAAGAGCTGAGTCAGTGGCCGTACAGGCCAGTAAGAAAGGCCAAGGATCAAGAGGGATGGAAATAGTATTTCAAATGGAAAGCAATTCCAAGATCATCTAATCCCAGACTCCTGTTCACAACCAAGGAGACTGAGGTGCCAGAAAGGGGAACGGACTTGCTCTGAGTCACCTTAACTCTGGGGCAGGAATCCTCCCCAGAACCCAGATATCCTGACCCCAGCCCTGAGTCCCTTTtactaaatgtttttcaaatcatCCTCCAAGCTAACCTTGGGATTTCTCGGAAGCACCATAGGAAGCTGCTGCAGGGAATAAGGGGCCACTGAGTGGGCAGGGCTATGAATCCCCACCTCCACCAACCGGAGCAGTTCCATCTTTATCCATTTCCTGTACTTGGCTTCTGTGTTAGGCTGCGCTTGGAGTATTTTAGTTAAGAAGTATAATTCTAGCTCTGCTTCTAATGGGTTTAAATAACTCCAGAAGGGTTTAAAAGATGCCATCACAAGGTTCCTAAACCCAAATGAGTTTTTCATGGTGCTATAgaagttttaatttcaaatgagCACTGATATCTTATTTTGTTAACATTACCATACAGTCCCTAAACTATCAAAGATTCTTTCTAGTAAAAGGTTAACTTTTTCTCTAAAAGACCAGCACAGAACAAGAGCAGATATTTCATGAGTATTCATTTGTGGATTTCATAAAGAACttaaaccattctttttttttctataatttttttttaagacagggtcttactctgttgcccaggctggagtacagtggtgcaatcatagctcactgtaacctcaagcccctgggctcaagcaatcctcctgcctccgtgTCCCATGTAGCTGGCATGACAcatgcatgccaccacgcctaatttttttcttttacttttttgtagagatggggtcttgctatgttgtccaggcttgtcttaaactcctgggctcaagtgatcttcttgccttgacctcccaaatttctgggattataggagtgagccactgcacctgacaacactttttttttaatatgaaaggtggggagagagagcaggcaggttcaatttctttttcttttttttttcttttttgagacagagtcttactctgttaccctggctagagtgcagaggcatcatcatagctcactgcaactcccaactcctgggctcaagggatcctcctgcctcagcctcccgagtagctgggactacaggcatgtgccacgatgcccggctaatttttctatttttagtacagatgggatctcactgttgctcaggctggtgtcaaattcctgagctcaagtgatcctcccacctcagcctcccagagtgctaggattacagacttgagccactgtgcccagctctgacAATACTTTTCAAAACTTGAtatgatatttgtatttttcccattgtttcaataaacacttattgagcacctagtgTAATGTACTGGGCACCACAGTGGTGTGTAACATTGTGACAtgttcagtgtggctggagtttAGAgtacgtgtgagtgtgtgtgaggggaggggagagaggattggtaagagatgggggagggggtggtagCCCGACTGTGAAGCACCTCAATGCCCTTTATTGAGCCCCTCAGATTAGGCCTTTGTCCTGAGGGCCAAGTGGAGCCCCTGAAGGGCTTTACACAGAGAGTGCCATGGTCAGACCTCCTACTGCCGTGTGGGGAATGGGTGGGAGGAGCAGAGTCTGGAGGCACGGGGAGGTTAGGGAGCTGTTGCAGTAGTACAGGTAAGGAAACGTGAGTGGCTAAACTGAGACCTGAGAGTGGAGAAGCGGGGAGAGAGGCGAGAGACAGGAGAGGCAGGATCAGTAGGACCTGCTGCCTAACTGGATGTGAAGGATGAGGAAGGGAAATGAGCTGGGATTGGTAACTGGGGGGATGGTATTACTACGCACACAGATAACGAATGGAGGAAGAACAGGTTTTGAGACAAAGATGAGTTCATTTTGGGGCATGTTGAATGTGAAATATCTATGAGACATCAAGATGGATAAGTCTAAGAGACAGGAAATTTAAGTCTGGACACGCAGATATGCGAGTCATTCGTGTTTAGATGGTGGCTGTAGATGAAGTCACCCAAAGAGAGAGTGtacagagagaaatgaagagtGTCAACAACAGAACCCTGGGAAACACAAGCATTTTGGGCTGAGACAAGGAACAAAGGGGATTAAGAAAGAATGGTCAGAGAAGAAGGTTGGAGGAGAATCAGTAGAGAAGGTACTGAATACCAAGAAAGGAGAgttgtgggaggctgaggtgggtggattgtttgagctcaggagttcaagaccagcccaagcaagagcagggccccgtctctactaaaaatagaaagaaattatatgggcagctaaaatatatatagaaaaattagccgggcatggtggcgcatgcctgtagtcccaactacttgggaggctgaggtaggaggatcacttaagcccaggagtttgaggttgctgtgagctaggctgacgccacggcactcactctagcctgggcaacagagcgagactctgtctcaaaaaaaaaaaaaaaaaggagagttgCACGATGTCGGAGgtaatgttaacagtggttatacAAATGAAGTgggattttgttgattttctatctagTTTCCATATCTTGTATaataattctcataaaaatacacaaactcTAAAAAAAGACAGGGGAATAAAGAAGTGCTAAATacttcagagaggttaagtgagaaGAAGCCTAAGCAAAGGTCACTGGACTTGACAATCAGCAGGTCACTGGTGACCTTAGGAAGAACCACTCAGCAGAATGATGGATGCAGAAGTCAGATTACAGGTGGTTGAGGAGCCGCAAGGAGATGAAGTTCTTTTAAGAAGGCTGACtgtgaagggaaggaaagaaagggcagGAGCTTGGAAGAAGCCTTTGTGCAAAGCCCAGTGAAGAGTGGTGGCAATGATGGCAGGACTGTGGCAGAAGGCTGGGAGGGAGCACTGTGCTCCTGGGGGTCAGGAAGGAGACGCTTTCAACCCAGTCCCACAGCAGCAGCACATGGCACAGCAGGGTCACCGAGGGAAAGGCGCACCTTGGAGGTGTGGTGACCGGTACTAGAGAAGGCTGTCTGTGTAGCAGGGTCTGCTGCGATATAATCCAGGGGAAAGGTGTTTAAGTGGTGGAAAATAATGTTCTATACTTTATTTTATGCACAGCCACAGAGAAAGAGCTATTTGTTACAAAGTGGCACGTCTCTGCTTTCTTCTAGGTAGTAGGAATAAGAGCGGGATCAGCAGATGCTCCTCACTCTGAGATCAGTAAATAATGAAGACTCTGCAAGACAGATCAACAAGGCAAGGCTTGCCCTCTATTCAGGTGTGGTGAGAAATGGATATGAATCTGGCTTTCAATGGAAACCTTACACTCTGTCCTTCATTAAAAGTTGGAAggcatttatatataatttgcaaagtTCTGAATCAATATAGCTTGGTTATTTAATTCACATATTGACCACTTCAGAGATGAAGGACAAATGCTTCCAAGAGTCAGGTGACAGGCCAGATGAGGATCTCAGAACTAAGAGTTTTGCCTGCGATAGCATCTATCCCTACTGGAAGCAAGCTGGATAGGACCTCAGGTTCATTTTCAGATAGATACAATTAATGACGACTACAGACTATGAAAGCACGCTCCAAGCAGAATTGCTTTTGAGTAACTAGGACTCATTCTACCCAGTCAATCCTCTAGCTCAGTGGTCCTCATCTGGGGATGACTGTGCTCCCTCCAGGAcacatttggtaatgtctggagacaattttggctgtcacaactgggggtgtgtgctactggcatctagtggagtagaggccagggatactgctaaacattcTATAGTGCGCCCAGCCCCCAACACGAAGAACTATCTAGCCTCAAATGTCAGTAGttctgaggttgagaaaccccaTCCTAGCTCTAGGACCCTCATATGTACTATTAGAAAACCCTTTAGGTCACTGCCTAGGAGCAAATATTCTAATTCTGGGCCTCCAGGGAAAGTGCCAAGTCCTCTGCTGTCCCTGCTGTCCAGGCTCACACAGTAGTGGCAGCTCCAGCCTGTTTCCGTGTGGGCCATCTCGGTCACCTCCGCTGCACCTTCTCCTTGGATGTAGCCCATGCGGCGCAGGCAGCCATCATGGAAAACCCTGGTGCAGACTCTGCACGGGAAGAGGCTCTCAGCCGTCCAGACCTCACAGACATCACACATCTCATCGTTGACAACCTGAGGAAAGACGGCAGGAGTGAAGACGGATGTGGAAGTACAGGCGCCAAGATCCTATGGCCACTAAGCACAGAGCTACCTGCATGGGGCTGAGAGTCCCCAGAGCAGTCTAAACAAACGGGCCTAGCTGAAGCCACTGTTAAGGCAACAGATAGAGCTTTCTTTCTGGAGGACAAGAACCAGGAGGCTCTTCCAGCTGCTCAGGCTTTTGTGACCATGTTTATGAACAGGGATGGTACTGGCATTTTTGGAAAAAACAATCTATCTTTCTGAGACATTGTCCCAGGCATTGCAGGAAATTTATCATCCCTGGTTTTCTTGGCACCAAATACCAGTAGCAACCCCCTGCCATTGTAACCTCCCCCCAACTCTCCCCTCCCAAATGTCTCCTACGGGAGTAGCACTCTCTGTGGTTGAGAACCCAGGGGCAGGAGGTTTGGCAGAAGACCTGCCATGGTGCCATTTCTTATCACCCATTGCCCCGAGTGTTTCACTGAGATGAGTCTGGGAtgtaacaaacatttttattcttgtgGAAGAAATTCAAAGAttgttttggactgagctccAGATTTAAATCTCACCTTAACTATACCCAGGCCTCCCCTGTCCTGCTCCCTGATCCTCAGCCAGGCTAAGACTTGTGGATCCTGCCCTAACTGGACACTCACAGGCTCTCTGGGCTCCAGGCAGATCTCTGGAGGCTTGTCATCATCCAGCTTCCGCGTGGGGCGGATGAAGGCAGGTGGTGTGAAACGACCGGTCCTGTCGAACTCCTCAGGCTCTACTCCACGCCCATCTCGGAGCCGCTCCCAGGCTGCACGGTGGACGCTGCTCTCTTCCTGGAGCACTGGGGTGCCTGcctctgcttctttctcctcctgtACCTCCTGGACGGAGCCCTCTACTGTGCCACGGCGGGACCCTGGTAGCTCCCCCGTGCGCCGGAGGGAAGGCCTGTCCCGCAGCCCATCCTTGAAGGCGGACACAGCCAGGCTCACCTTCTGCACCTGCTCCACTGTCTGCCGCTTGGACATCAACACCCCCATGGCTCTAGGGACATAAAGCAGAGGGGCACAGATTCAGCCAATGGCTGAGCGTGTCAGGCCAATCAGTTTCAACTTAAGTGGAAGGAGCTATTAAATAGTCTCTCCCTCTTCTAGAACTCAGTAGCATGGTTCAGTGGACAGAGCACATGTTAAGTCAGAAGACCCTGGTTCTACTTCCGACTGGCCCTGTGACTTTGCTTTTCCCATCTACGGAATGAGGGCTATCTGCCCAGCCCACTTCACAGCGCTGTCATGAGGACAACATAAGAAATGGGCTTAACGGCGCTTAGTAACCTGGAAAGCGCTCTACGTGTATGAAATGGtatctctgtcttccttcctgtgCTAAAGCCAGTTTGGTCCAGGGGTCCCACATCTCTGCTACTTTgaaatagttggagacttcagaGCCCAAAGTCTTCCTCTACTCCACAAGAAGACTCAAGGCTTAAAGCATGCTGGCAGCAACACATTTCAGGCCTTCTGCAGGAAAGCTCCTCCTGTAAGTGCTGTGCACAATCCCTCCAGTGATAATCCTCATCAAATGCCTACTTTTTAAGTCAGAGTGAACGAACTCCTATTTTTAGAGGATTCCTGAAGTAGGTAGTAAGGAAACTCTGCCACCCCTATCCATGTGGTCAAGGTCAAACAAACACTTCTCTGCCCATCTAATTAGTAGCTCTGCCTCTTTGTGGGTTTGTTTATCACAGGCAACTGGCCTATTACAGGCTCTAAGGTACTTCTAAGGGCCCACTAATGTCACTCccaaattccttttctgctttgaTTTTCTGAATTGTTCAAGAAAGGTCCATATCCTTCATAGGTTAAAAAGTAACGTTATCCCTGCCCTTCTCTGCAGTGCCGGAGTACAGCATTGGAAAGTGAAGGCAGGACATGGTAACTGCATCGCAGTTGGGGAATGCTTTTTCTGACTGGAGCAGAGAGTCCATTTTGGCCTTGCTCTCGATCCATTCTAATCAAGGCTTATGGAATGAGGAGAGTATGTGCGAGGCACTAACTGCCCGTTATAGGAAATAAAAGACAGGAGAACAGTCTCACCACTCAAACTACTTACTATCAGAATTCAAAGAAGTCACATAAAGTGCCGggggtggccgggcgcggtggctcacgcctgtaatcccagcactctgggaggctgaggcgggtggatcgctcaagatcaggagttcaagaccagcctgagcaagagccagaccccgtctctactaaaaaaaaaaatagaaagaaatgatctggccaactaaaaatatatatatatagaaaaaattagctgggcatggtggcacatgcctgtagtcccagctactcgggagactgaggcagtaggattgcttgagcccaggagtttaaggttgctgtgagctaggctgacgccatggcactcactctagcccaggcaacaaagcgagactctgtctcaaaaaaaaaaaaaaaaaaaagtgccggGGGTACCTAAAGGAAGGCAAGACCACACTACTGTGGATGAAAGTGGcccttgaaggatgagtaggaagtTATCCTCAGTTTGTTTTGGGGAGAAGGTGACAGTGGGTAGGAGGAGAGGTAGGGCCAATTCAAGGTCTACTGTAATAGTCCATGCAAGAGATAGAGGGTTTGAACTGAAATAATAGCAGGAATGATACTGAGTGTATGTTACCATGGAAATAGAATTATGGAAAATTTAGTAATAAATTGATAACTCATTAGATGAAGGATAAAGGGAGAGAGGGCAGTTTAACTAATTAGAAGAATGGTAGTGCCAGATACAGAAATTGGGAAATAAGAAAAGAGGGATAATTACATTGGATTTTTATACATGTTAAATTAAAGATGTCTCTGGGATATTCAGGTGTCACATCATCCTCTGCTTAAAACTTTTCCATGTTTTAAGGATAAAGTCTATCAGGATAAAGTCACCCAAGTCAGTCTCTTTCCGTGGCCTAAGAGGCCCAGCAAGGTCTGAGTCCCTTCTTTATTCTGGCCTTCTCTCATGCTTTACTTGCACGCTCCCTCTATTTTGGGGCCCTTTGAACATTCCTCCCCACTTGATTAGTGCTTATTGATCTATCAGAGCTCAGCTCAAGTATCACTTCCTCAGGGCGATCACTACTGGCTCCAGTCCAGGGCCGGGTGCTCACAGAACCGTGCTCTTGCTCTGGGGCACTTGTCTTCATCATTATATACTCAACTGGATAATTATCTGATCAATGTCAGTTTCCTCTATTATACTGTTTCATCCTGCACAGTCCCTATCTCCACTGCCTAGCAATG is from Lemur catta isolate mLemCat1 chromosome 10, mLemCat1.pri, whole genome shotgun sequence and encodes:
- the PHF24 gene encoding PHD finger protein 24 isoform X1, whose amino-acid sequence is MGVLMSKRQTVEQVQKVSLAVSAFKDGLRDRPSLRRTGELPGSRRGTVEGSVQEVQEEKEAEAGTPVLQEESSVHRAAWERLRDGRGVEPEEFDRTGRFTPPAFIRPTRKLDDDKPPEICLEPREPVVNDEMCDVCEVWTAESLFPCRVCTRVFHDGCLRRMGYIQGEGAAEVTEMAHTETGWSCHYCDNLNLLLTEEEMYSLTETFQQCKVIPDCSLTLEDFLRYRHQAAKRGDSDRALSKAQEEQAARQFAALDPEHRGHIEWPDFLSHESLLLLQQLRPQNSLLRLLTVKERERARATFLALGSGSAISEAECGRAQHSWFCKRPTEAPSCSVSISHVGPIADSSLASSSSKSQDKTLLPTEQESRSVDWPTFLRENVLYILAARPNSAAIHLKPPG
- the PHF24 gene encoding PHD finger protein 24 isoform X2, with amino-acid sequence MGVLMSKRQTVEQVQKEVQEEKEAEAGTPVLQEESSVHRAAWERLRDGRGVEPEEFDRTGRFTPPAFIRPTRKLDDDKPPEICLEPREPVVNDEMCDVCEVWTAESLFPCRVCTRVFHDGCLRRMGYIQGEGAAEVTEMAHTETGWSCHYCDNLNLLLTEEEMYSLTETFQQCKVIPDCSLTLEDFLRYRHQAAKRGDSDRALSKAQEEQAARQFAALDPEHRGHIEWPDFLSHESLLLLQQLRPQNSLLRLLTVKERERARATFLALGSGSAISEAECGRAQHSWFCKRPTEAPSCSVSISHVGPIADSSLASSSSKSQDKTLLPTEQESRSVDWPTFLRENVLYILAARPNSAAIHLKPPG